In a single window of the Gracilimonas sp. genome:
- a CDS encoding PorV/PorQ family protein: MRLSKALFLCILALLCTTDIYGQKKRAQTSMKFLSVSPSPRASAMSEAVTSVEMGAYSALYNPATMAYINGTYTASVGAVQWIADINHNSASLVYQPADGKYGVIGVNAISVDYGEILSTARADNEQGYVDLGTINPTAFAVGLSYANAITDQFSVGANFRYSNQNLGKAAVTMDGSGGYELQSFSAGTGVLDFGVLYKTGFESLNFGMALRNFSPEVSYDDEGAELPLTFKIGISMDVLDLSNLDPDVHSLLVSIDANRPRDYDEQLLFGLEYTFIDRFVIRGGYGFPKDEEQLTFGAGIKQPIGPMVLSVDYSYTQFGVFGEVNRFSAQIGF, encoded by the coding sequence GTGAGATTAAGTAAAGCATTATTCCTCTGTATTTTAGCGCTTCTTTGTACCACAGATATATATGGACAAAAGAAGAGGGCGCAAACAAGTATGAAATTTTTAAGTGTATCGCCATCTCCGCGAGCTTCGGCGATGTCTGAAGCGGTTACATCTGTAGAGATGGGCGCTTATTCAGCCTTATACAATCCAGCTACTATGGCTTATATAAATGGTACGTATACGGCTAGTGTAGGTGCGGTTCAATGGATTGCTGATATCAATCACAATTCAGCTTCGCTGGTTTATCAGCCTGCTGATGGGAAATATGGTGTTATTGGAGTAAACGCTATTTCTGTTGATTATGGAGAAATCCTTTCCACTGCCCGGGCAGACAATGAACAAGGGTATGTTGATTTAGGAACTATAAATCCAACGGCTTTTGCTGTAGGTCTGTCGTATGCAAATGCGATTACAGATCAGTTTTCGGTAGGTGCTAACTTCAGGTACAGTAATCAGAATTTAGGAAAAGCAGCTGTAACCATGGATGGTTCCGGAGGTTATGAATTACAGTCGTTTTCTGCGGGTACAGGAGTACTCGATTTTGGTGTACTTTATAAAACAGGTTTTGAGAGTTTGAACTTTGGTATGGCGCTCAGAAACTTTTCTCCTGAAGTAAGTTACGACGATGAAGGGGCTGAACTCCCTCTTACTTTCAAAATTGGAATTTCGATGGATGTGTTAGATCTAAGTAACCTTGACCCGGATGTTCACTCTCTTCTTGTCAGCATTGATGCAAACAGGCCTCGTGATTACGATGAGCAACTGCTTTTTGGTCTGGAGTACACGTTCATAGATCGATTTGTAATAAGGGGAGGATATGGTTTTCCAAAAGATGAAGAGCAGCTAACTTTTGGTGCCGGTATAAAGCAACCTATTGGCCCCATGGTCTTAAGTGTTGACTACTCGTACACTCAGTTTGGTGTATTTGGTGAAGTAAACAGATTTAGTGCTCAAATAGGATTTTAA